A genomic stretch from Chryseobacterium sp. SNU WT5 includes:
- a CDS encoding translocation/assembly module TamB yields the protein MANLENNNDNENKKSIAENVGDSVQKGVENVQETVIETVKGATNLASDAINHPVETAKEFGEQAVKDVTSYKWWAKLLLVLFWSVLFLVLSFIIIVSLPATKNWAAQKVISKLNTDLKSQMSFESVDVSYFGDIHIHNVSVRDYKKFPFLKAEELYADSDWFSIIGNSRNLQFQSLSLKKLDLKVITYKGDSISNFIRFVDLFNTPSKKVHQDPFQLKSRIYVSNSKVSIINQNHDGEEGRWLNATDLNLVIPELRVNGSNVFAQINNMRFTTERWGKKHFVDTFSTDFSLTHEFLSLKDLTLNTNNSLLQGDLKFNLNKGSFSDFTNKVRWDLNLKKGSQISGYDISYFVTDWDNYKPINISGTMTGPLNKFYLDNFLVRNPQVNIKTGTMKVSNILKGNFQIETNNLSTDFTYKDLKAMMPTFIASKMKNFADDFGRLKYDGAVRVTPKEVYVPNARLITGIGQAKINNFYLTDFSTNLPKYRGFAEVNDLNTSVITKNKEVGLISGKFNVQGQSFDVNTMVLKTKSQISKVEIVDKVINNVFLEGVLDHKKYTGIINVNDDQAKASVKGLIDFSTPRLFADIKADVDYLDINYFTGGKGSQVVSGLVDGNISMTNINDLTLDADLQNVNFAANNQKFLIPNAKVKAFFENGNRIVSVDAPGAVNGQIAGRFNLGDLAGMIENGLGRILVGPPPRKLYKGQNFTMDFDIKQRLVNYFLPDLHIPKGARANGSYDGNSNDLILNVDAESLKYVMTKKQEITDADKALAKANPAYKFTERDQITRDSAMIDQLMVRINTANLNEQIFAKIDRIEYNKNVLKDITLSGRNENNQILHLATNFKLGTPEEEVKQELKEYAVNLNQSTNKAGDFVFRFEPTTIKFNDIAWSVDTSPELNHAITYRKKSGDFLIENLRLYSDASELFVKNSLFKSAKDFSVEGEVRNLDIAKAYALIKGNGDMDITGLANGTFSINMNKNNLEPLIDIGITDIFMNGKGLGNIEIITKNSSIPNVFDVDIKAISTSAGLIGANDLHLTGTINNNTASPTLDLLAKMDDFDLAFAQQFVEGIFSNLRGKATGDLKIAGNLSDIDYSGDIALSSFGLKLDFTGVDYELDDTVISLSKGLAVLNDIGVKDGRTNSKGSISGAIQFETLSSMGVNLVMRADNLMLLNTTQKDYDLFWGRIYGTGTLYVDGPVSGLSISTPEMRALSNSVFTFNSNSTSNVEEFKMLRFLERDENGIVLTETKKKSKANMLIDFNLAVDKGTTVNVLVGDDIGDITVRGNSERLRFVMGRTGAISMNGNYFVDNGSFVSKAILNRTFQITKGSSIRWDGDAMAPQLDINATYLRTVTNAGQYLNMGSLQPINVLLTTRITQTLNNPKIELGVSAQDVSSNLKETLAEKMSNEDEKIIQFGSILVMNTFNVGNSAFDITLGNTLETSGYNMLFKQLGSVLNNISNEFQVDLNYLKGDAGSNTGDRANASVSFALSPRVTVKTGLGIPISKSENAEYDYLSGEGIIEYDWSKNNDGTRLLRAYSKPTNIGLNGTSAGNAGANQSYGVGVVYSKSFNTIFKRKKKEPKSQSNKSKVKTDSIKIDTIK from the coding sequence ATGGCAAATTTAGAGAATAATAACGATAACGAAAACAAAAAATCCATTGCAGAAAACGTTGGTGATTCTGTACAAAAAGGGGTCGAAAATGTTCAGGAAACCGTAATAGAAACGGTTAAAGGTGCAACCAACCTTGCATCTGATGCCATTAACCATCCTGTGGAGACCGCTAAGGAATTTGGAGAACAAGCCGTAAAAGATGTAACGAGTTATAAATGGTGGGCAAAACTTCTTTTGGTTCTTTTCTGGAGTGTTTTATTTCTTGTTTTATCCTTTATCATTATCGTTAGCTTGCCGGCTACCAAAAATTGGGCTGCACAGAAAGTAATTTCCAAGCTCAACACGGATCTAAAATCGCAAATGTCTTTTGAAAGTGTTGATGTTAGTTATTTTGGGGATATTCACATTCATAACGTGTCTGTGAGAGATTATAAAAAATTTCCTTTTTTAAAAGCAGAAGAACTTTATGCGGATTCTGACTGGTTTTCAATTATAGGCAATTCGAGAAACCTTCAATTTCAGTCTTTATCATTAAAGAAATTAGATCTGAAGGTGATTACCTATAAAGGGGATAGTATTTCCAATTTTATACGATTTGTTGATTTATTCAATACTCCATCGAAAAAAGTTCATCAAGATCCATTTCAATTAAAGTCTAGGATATATGTATCCAATTCCAAAGTTTCCATCATTAATCAAAATCATGATGGCGAAGAAGGGAGATGGCTTAACGCAACTGATCTCAACTTGGTAATTCCCGAATTAAGAGTGAATGGTTCAAACGTATTTGCACAAATTAATAATATGCGTTTTACTACTGAAAGATGGGGTAAAAAACATTTTGTGGATACTTTTTCTACTGACTTCTCTTTAACGCACGAATTTCTTTCGCTAAAGGACTTGACTCTGAATACAAATAATTCGCTGCTTCAGGGAGATTTAAAATTTAATTTGAATAAAGGCTCATTTTCAGATTTTACAAATAAAGTTCGCTGGGATCTTAATTTAAAAAAAGGGAGCCAGATCAGTGGTTATGACATAAGTTATTTTGTAACCGATTGGGATAACTATAAGCCAATCAATATTTCAGGGACCATGACTGGACCACTTAATAAATTTTATCTGGACAATTTTTTAGTCAGAAATCCACAAGTCAACATTAAGACCGGAACCATGAAAGTGTCCAATATTTTAAAGGGAAACTTTCAGATTGAAACCAACAATCTTTCTACTGACTTCACTTATAAAGATCTGAAAGCAATGATGCCAACTTTCATTGCTTCTAAAATGAAAAATTTTGCCGATGATTTTGGTAGATTAAAATATGATGGAGCAGTTCGCGTAACGCCGAAAGAAGTATATGTTCCGAATGCACGGTTGATAACCGGGATCGGGCAGGCAAAAATCAATAACTTTTACTTAACGGATTTTAGTACTAATTTACCTAAATACCGTGGTTTTGCGGAGGTCAATGATCTAAATACCTCGGTTATTACTAAAAACAAAGAAGTTGGCTTAATCAGTGGGAAATTTAATGTTCAGGGTCAAAGCTTCGATGTAAATACCATGGTTCTAAAAACGAAATCGCAAATTTCAAAGGTTGAAATTGTCGATAAAGTGATTAACAATGTTTTTTTAGAAGGTGTACTTGATCATAAGAAGTATACAGGGATTATCAACGTAAATGATGACCAGGCAAAAGCAAGTGTAAAAGGGCTCATTGATTTTAGCACCCCAAGATTATTTGCGGATATTAAGGCAGATGTTGACTATTTAGATATTAATTATTTTACAGGTGGAAAAGGATCACAAGTTGTTAGCGGTTTAGTTGATGGTAACATTTCGATGACCAATATCAATGATCTTACTTTAGACGCTGATTTGCAAAATGTCAATTTTGCGGCTAATAATCAAAAGTTTTTAATTCCAAATGCCAAGGTAAAAGCATTTTTTGAAAATGGAAACCGAATTGTTTCAGTTGATGCTCCAGGTGCAGTGAACGGGCAAATTGCGGGAAGGTTTAATCTGGGTGATCTAGCGGGAATGATCGAAAATGGACTCGGGCGAATACTCGTAGGGCCACCGCCGAGAAAATTATATAAAGGTCAAAATTTCACCATGGATTTTGATATTAAACAACGCTTGGTCAATTACTTTTTACCCGATTTACATATTCCTAAAGGCGCAAGAGCCAATGGTTCTTATGATGGGAATTCTAATGATTTGATTCTTAATGTAGATGCTGAAAGCTTAAAATATGTGATGACTAAAAAACAGGAAATCACAGATGCTGACAAAGCATTGGCTAAAGCGAATCCGGCATATAAATTCACAGAACGAGACCAGATTACTCGGGACAGCGCGATGATCGATCAGTTAATGGTTCGGATTAATACTGCGAATTTAAATGAACAGATCTTTGCCAAAATTGATCGAATAGAATACAATAAAAATGTTCTTAAAGACATTACTTTAAGTGGAAGAAATGAAAATAATCAGATTTTGCACCTTGCGACTAATTTTAAACTGGGGACGCCGGAAGAAGAGGTAAAGCAAGAATTGAAAGAATACGCTGTTAATCTTAATCAGTCAACAAACAAAGCTGGTGATTTTGTTTTTAGATTTGAACCGACCACGATTAAATTTAATGATATAGCCTGGAGTGTGGATACCAGTCCAGAACTTAATCATGCGATAACCTACAGGAAAAAATCGGGTGATTTTCTGATTGAAAATTTACGGTTGTATTCAGATGCGAGTGAACTTTTCGTTAAGAATTCCTTATTCAAATCTGCAAAGGATTTTTCCGTAGAAGGAGAAGTTAGAAATTTGGATATTGCAAAAGCTTATGCATTAATCAAAGGAAATGGTGATATGGATATTACCGGGCTCGCAAATGGAACCTTTAGTATTAACATGAATAAAAATAATCTTGAACCGCTTATTGATATTGGGATTACTGATATCTTCATGAATGGTAAAGGATTGGGGAATATTGAGATTATTACCAAAAATAGTTCAATACCTAATGTTTTTGATGTAGATATAAAAGCAATTTCTACCAGTGCTGGTCTTATCGGAGCAAATGATCTTCATCTTACCGGCACCATTAATAATAATACAGCTTCTCCTACATTGGATTTGTTAGCAAAAATGGATGATTTTGATTTAGCTTTTGCACAACAATTCGTAGAAGGTATTTTTTCAAATCTCAGAGGTAAAGCTACAGGTGATCTAAAAATTGCTGGGAACTTAAGTGATATTGATTATAGTGGAGATATTGCTTTAAGCAGCTTTGGTCTGAAACTCGACTTTACGGGAGTAGATTATGAATTGGACGATACGGTGATCTCCTTGTCAAAAGGACTTGCTGTTCTCAATGATATCGGGGTGAAAGATGGGAGAACTAATTCAAAAGGATCAATTTCTGGAGCGATTCAGTTTGAAACCTTATCTTCTATGGGGGTCAACTTAGTGATGAGAGCGGATAATTTAATGTTGCTGAACACGACACAAAAAGATTATGACCTGTTTTGGGGTAGAATATATGGAACAGGAACACTTTATGTCGATGGTCCGGTATCAGGATTAAGCATCTCTACCCCAGAAATGCGCGCTTTAAGCAATTCTGTATTTACTTTTAATTCTAACTCAACTTCAAATGTGGAAGAATTTAAGATGCTTCGGTTTTTAGAGCGGGACGAAAATGGGATTGTATTAACTGAAACGAAAAAGAAATCAAAAGCCAATATGTTGATTGATTTTAATTTGGCAGTAGACAAAGGTACAACTGTAAACGTTCTTGTAGGAGATGATATCGGGGATATTACGGTTCGTGGAAATTCGGAACGACTTCGTTTTGTTATGGGACGAACTGGTGCTATTTCCATGAATGGGAATTACTTTGTAGATAATGGCTCTTTTGTATCTAAGGCGATACTGAACAGAACCTTCCAAATTACTAAAGGAAGTTCTATCAGGTGGGATGGTGATGCGATGGCGCCACAGCTCGATATTAATGCAACCTATTTAAGGACAGTAACCAATGCAGGACAATATTTAAATATGGGCAGTTTGCAGCCTATAAACGTTCTGTTAACGACCAGAATTACGCAAACTCTTAATAATCCGAAAATTGAACTGGGTGTTTCTGCGCAGGATGTCTCCAGTAATTTGAAAGAAACACTGGCGGAGAAAATGAGTAATGAAGATGAGAAAATTATTCAGTTTGGATCTATACTCGTAATGAATACATTCAATGTGGGTAACTCAGCTTTCGATATCACTCTTGGAAATACCCTGGAAACCTCTGGCTACAATATGCTGTTTAAACAACTTGGTTCGGTACTGAATAACATTAGTAATGAATTCCAAGTCGATTTAAATTATTTGAAAGGAGATGCTGGATCCAATACTGGTGACCGTGCTAATGCAAGTGTAAGCTTTGCTTTGTCACCACGGGTCACGGTAAAAACAGGATTGGGTATTCCAATTTCAAAATCTGAAAATGCTGAATATGACTATCTTTCAGGTGAAGGAATAATAGAGTACGATTGGTCAAAGAATAATGATGGAACAAGGTTGTTGAGGGCCTATTCGAAGCCAACGAATATTGGCTTAAATGGGACTTCCGCCGGAAATGCGGGTGCCAATCAAAGTTATGGAGTTGGGGTCGTTTACAGTAAAAGTTTCAATACTATCTTCAAAAGAAAGAAAAAAGAACCTAAATCGCAGTCGAACAAAAGTAAAGTTAAAACCGATTCTATCAAAATCGACACGATTAAATAA
- a CDS encoding Lrp/AsnC family transcriptional regulator translates to MNYQLDQIDKKILDFLVENTRMPFTEIAKQMDVSAGTIHVRVKKMEDAGIILGSSLNIDYAKLDYHFTAFIGILLTKSNRTQDVLKELTTIPNVTDVSVISGKYNIFCKVKAKNTEDAKRIIYQIDDIQDVMRTESMISMEEFISDKNRLINAVSI, encoded by the coding sequence ATGAATTATCAGTTAGATCAAATAGATAAAAAGATCTTGGATTTTTTAGTAGAAAATACTAGAATGCCTTTTACAGAGATCGCTAAGCAGATGGATGTTTCTGCAGGAACGATTCACGTACGTGTGAAAAAAATGGAAGATGCAGGAATAATTCTAGGGTCTTCATTGAATATTGATTACGCAAAATTAGACTATCATTTTACCGCATTTATCGGTATTTTGTTGACAAAATCTAATAGAACTCAAGACGTTTTGAAAGAATTGACTACGATTCCGAATGTAACAGACGTAAGCGTTATTTCAGGTAAATACAATATTTTCTGTAAAGTGAAAGCTAAGAATACGGAAGACGCGAAAAGAATAATTTATCAGATTGATGATATTCAGGATGTAATGCGTACCGAAAGTATGATTTCTATGGAAGAATTTATTTCTGACAAAAACAGATTGATCAACGCAGTTTCTATATAA
- a CDS encoding RrF2 family transcriptional regulator: MFSKACEYAIKATIYIAQQSHQNRRANVKEVAEAVNAPEAFTAKILQQLCREDILSSIRGKQGGFIFDIDKQKKIKIFDVVTIIDGDGLFTNCGLGLQKCSSVNPCPVHDDFKAVRDGLINMVQKYSFYDLAIRTESGLAWLK; the protein is encoded by the coding sequence ATGTTTTCCAAAGCTTGTGAATATGCCATTAAGGCCACGATTTATATTGCTCAGCAGAGCCATCAGAATCGTCGTGCCAACGTAAAGGAAGTGGCAGAGGCGGTCAATGCGCCGGAAGCTTTCACCGCTAAAATCCTGCAACAACTTTGTCGGGAAGATATATTGTCTTCTATTCGTGGAAAGCAAGGCGGTTTTATTTTTGATATTGACAAGCAAAAAAAAATTAAGATCTTCGATGTAGTTACCATTATCGATGGTGATGGACTTTTTACCAATTGTGGACTGGGTTTACAAAAGTGTTCTTCGGTAAATCCATGCCCCGTTCATGATGACTTTAAAGCAGTTCGGGATGGTCTTATAAACATGGTTCAAAAATATTCTTTCTACGATTTAGCGATCAGAACCGAAAGTGGTTTAGCTTGGCTTAAATAA
- the ric gene encoding iron-sulfur cluster repair di-iron protein, whose translation MLTKEKTIGEMVAEDFRAAQVFRKYKIDFCCKGNRTIEEACENKKFQAEEIYNDLSNVANLKSADIDFNTWPLDLLADYVEKTHHRYVEENSTVLIQYLNKLCKVHGDRHPELFEITKMFTESAQELAAHMKKEELILFPFIKKMVAAKQSGEVLEAPRFGSVESPVAMMKHEHTVEGERFVKIAELTNNYQFPDDACGTYQVTYKMLEDFEKDLHKHIHLENNILFPKAIALEKTF comes from the coding sequence ATGTTAACTAAAGAGAAAACCATCGGCGAAATGGTCGCAGAAGATTTTAGAGCAGCACAAGTATTTCGCAAATATAAAATTGATTTTTGTTGCAAAGGAAATAGAACGATTGAAGAAGCTTGCGAGAATAAAAAATTTCAAGCTGAGGAAATTTATAATGATCTGTCAAATGTTGCAAATCTAAAATCAGCAGATATTGATTTTAATACGTGGCCTTTGGATTTATTAGCGGATTATGTTGAGAAAACTCATCACCGTTATGTTGAAGAAAATTCAACAGTACTGATCCAGTATTTAAATAAATTATGCAAAGTTCATGGAGACAGACATCCAGAATTATTTGAAATCACCAAAATGTTTACTGAAAGTGCACAGGAACTTGCTGCTCATATGAAGAAAGAAGAGTTAATTCTTTTTCCTTTCATTAAAAAAATGGTTGCTGCTAAACAAAGTGGGGAAGTTTTAGAAGCTCCAAGATTTGGTTCTGTTGAAAGTCCTGTAGCGATGATGAAGCATGAACATACTGTAGAAGGAGAACGTTTCGTGAAAATTGCTGAGTTAACGAATAACTATCAATTCCCTGATGACGCTTGTGGAACTTATCAAGTGACCTACAAAATGTTAGAAGACTTTGAAAAGGATTTGCACAAACATATTCACTTAGAAAACAATATTTTATTTCCAAAAGCAATCGCTTTAGAAAAAACATTCTAA
- a CDS encoding chloride channel protein — protein MERKKIVAQNYFRLIIASVIVGLGSALLAFALKHLTEHFEHYLFNSIAGKYSALFIILPSVGITAIYFLRKYIFQNRRNKGITEIYKTLDQRKDHLPFFKIPSHFINGFLTVIFGGSTGVEVSTVVATATIGNYVYEKEFSARMYKRELICAGVVAGVAILFTSPIAGFLFALEVIARKMRKSLIIACTTSAAISWVFIKMFDSERILSTEVNSWNYAAIPFFLILSLLGGALSVYFTFLVTRMKKLFSNISNNFIRVNLGAIAVGSLIFFFPSLYGDSYHGLREILDEPLASVSAIPVLFLLAVAILKPLASSLTLGAGGDGGVFAPSIVAGAFLGLMVAFIGNNYFGMNLIAVNFALLGAAVTLSASLYAPFTSVVLICNLLPDGYNLFIPILICCFISYQFAKKLLPYNVYTYDFYLSSKTAS, from the coding sequence TTGGAAAGAAAAAAAATCGTTGCCCAAAATTATTTCAGGCTAATCATTGCATCTGTTATTGTAGGATTAGGAAGTGCTTTATTGGCATTTGCGCTCAAACATCTTACGGAACATTTTGAACATTACCTCTTCAATTCTATAGCGGGGAAATACTCTGCACTGTTTATAATTCTACCATCGGTTGGGATCACTGCAATTTATTTTTTAAGAAAATATATTTTTCAAAATCGAAGAAATAAAGGAATTACAGAAATCTATAAAACTTTGGATCAACGAAAAGATCACTTGCCATTTTTCAAAATTCCCTCTCACTTTATCAACGGATTCCTTACCGTTATTTTTGGAGGCTCCACCGGTGTAGAAGTTTCAACTGTAGTTGCAACAGCGACCATCGGAAATTATGTATATGAAAAAGAATTTTCAGCTCGAATGTATAAACGTGAACTAATATGTGCCGGTGTTGTCGCTGGAGTCGCTATCCTGTTCACCAGCCCGATTGCTGGTTTTCTATTTGCATTAGAAGTCATTGCCAGAAAAATGAGAAAATCACTTATAATTGCCTGTACTACTTCAGCGGCAATTAGTTGGGTCTTTATTAAAATGTTTGATTCTGAAAGAATTTTAAGTACCGAAGTAAACAGTTGGAATTATGCGGCTATCCCTTTCTTTTTAATATTAAGTCTATTGGGAGGTGCACTATCTGTCTATTTTACATTTCTGGTAACAAGAATGAAAAAGCTCTTTAGTAATATATCTAATAATTTTATTCGGGTTAATTTAGGAGCTATTGCAGTTGGGAGTTTAATTTTTTTCTTCCCTAGCCTATATGGCGATAGCTATCATGGATTAAGAGAAATTCTTGATGAACCTTTAGCCTCTGTTTCTGCAATACCTGTGTTATTTCTGCTTGCTGTGGCCATTTTAAAACCTTTGGCTTCATCTCTAACTTTAGGGGCAGGTGGTGATGGTGGTGTTTTTGCACCGAGTATCGTGGCCGGAGCTTTTTTAGGTTTGATGGTCGCTTTTATTGGAAATAATTATTTCGGAATGAATTTAATTGCTGTAAATTTTGCATTACTTGGTGCTGCGGTTACCTTGTCCGCTTCTTTATATGCCCCTTTCACATCTGTAGTTTTGATTTGTAATCTGCTCCCGGATGGATACAATCTTTTTATCCCAATCTTGATTTGCTGTTTTATTTCTTATCAATTTGCGAAGAAATTACTCCCGTACAATGTTTATACGTACGACTTCTATCTGAGTTCCAAAACGGCCTCATAA
- a CDS encoding YeiH family protein, giving the protein MQTTLNIDLLRKTFFFLLVLLCVSPFASSPVALALGIAFTIIIGNPYEQKVHKYIHLLLQISIVGLGFGLQLDEALKAGKEGITLTMMSITTVMVLGYFLGKLLKIERPLSYLMSVGTAICGGSAIAAVTPIIKPSTKQISLALAIVFTLNSIALFIYPAIGHLLNMTQEQFGLWCAIGIHDTSSVVGAANKYGDIALKVATTVKLSRALWIIPMSLLTMVLFKTKGAKVKIPWFIGYFIMAILLHTYFPIFDDFSHIATTAAKSGLNLTLFFIGSTISIQTLKTISWKPLFLAIVLWVIISTGSLLMILK; this is encoded by the coding sequence ATGCAAACCACTTTAAACATAGATCTTTTACGAAAAACATTCTTTTTTCTATTGGTCCTACTCTGTGTTTCTCCTTTCGCCAGTTCCCCAGTCGCGTTAGCTTTAGGGATCGCTTTTACGATCATCATCGGAAATCCTTACGAGCAGAAAGTTCACAAATACATTCATCTTTTACTGCAAATATCGATTGTCGGACTGGGATTTGGATTACAGTTAGACGAAGCGTTAAAAGCTGGGAAAGAAGGAATCACTTTAACGATGATGAGTATTACTACAGTAATGGTTCTGGGTTATTTTCTGGGGAAATTACTTAAAATTGAAAGACCATTATCTTATTTAATGTCAGTGGGAACTGCAATTTGTGGGGGAAGCGCTATCGCTGCAGTAACACCAATTATTAAACCGAGCACAAAACAAATTTCTTTAGCCTTGGCAATTGTATTCACTTTAAATTCGATCGCATTATTTATTTATCCAGCAATCGGCCATTTATTAAATATGACTCAGGAACAATTTGGGTTATGGTGTGCGATTGGAATTCACGATACGAGTTCTGTTGTTGGTGCCGCAAACAAGTATGGTGATATCGCCTTGAAAGTTGCAACGACCGTTAAATTATCCCGGGCATTATGGATTATTCCAATGTCACTTTTAACGATGGTATTGTTTAAAACAAAAGGAGCAAAAGTGAAAATTCCGTGGTTTATCGGATATTTCATCATGGCTATTTTACTACACACCTACTTCCCTATTTTTGATGATTTCAGCCATATCGCAACGACTGCCGCAAAATCCGGATTAAATTTAACATTGTTTTTTATTGGTTCTACTATATCCATTCAGACTTTAAAAACGATCAGTTGGAAACCTTTATTTCTGGCGATCGTACTTTGGGTGATTATTAGTACAGGAAGTCTGTTGATGATTTTGAAATAG
- a CDS encoding LysR family transcriptional regulator, with amino-acid sequence MFDYRLKVFYTVANRLSFTKAANELNISQPAVTKHIKEIENQLNTRLFNRNGTSIQLTESGHILMNYAEKIRNLSRDLEFDISQLNKQQKGKLKIGASTTIAQYILPEILAKFNSYYKDINIELVTHNSEDISTLLKNGQIDLGIVEGESKSSYFDYQKYKRDEIVLVCKENHPLVNKNFKIKDLYDIDLIIREQGSGTQEFIQNQLKKSGIELKKLQIIMQLGSSESIKNYLLHSEAMAFLSISTILPELKNNQLSVIDIKNFSIERDFNFITLKGEQSELIHLFMKFVNYN; translated from the coding sequence ATGTTTGATTACCGCCTGAAAGTTTTTTATACCGTTGCCAACCGTTTGAGTTTTACAAAAGCTGCAAACGAACTCAACATTTCGCAGCCTGCAGTAACAAAACATATCAAAGAAATTGAGAATCAGTTGAATACCAGATTATTTAACCGAAATGGAACATCAATTCAACTTACAGAAAGCGGACATATTTTAATGAACTATGCAGAAAAGATCCGCAACCTTTCCCGCGATCTTGAATTTGATATTTCTCAACTCAATAAACAGCAAAAAGGAAAACTGAAAATCGGCGCGAGTACAACGATTGCACAATATATTTTACCGGAAATCCTGGCGAAATTTAATTCTTATTATAAAGACATCAATATCGAATTGGTTACCCATAATTCTGAAGATATTTCTACTTTATTAAAAAACGGGCAAATAGATTTAGGTATTGTTGAAGGCGAATCCAAATCTTCTTACTTTGATTATCAGAAATACAAGCGAGACGAAATCGTTTTGGTTTGTAAAGAAAATCATCCTTTGGTGAATAAAAATTTTAAAATAAAAGACTTGTACGATATCGATTTGATCATAAGAGAGCAAGGATCAGGAACGCAGGAATTTATTCAAAATCAATTAAAAAAATCCGGAATTGAACTTAAAAAATTACAGATTATCATGCAATTAGGGAGCAGCGAAAGTATCAAAAATTACTTACTGCATTCTGAAGCGATGGCGTTTTTATCAATCAGCACAATTTTACCGGAACTGAAGAATAATCAACTCAGCGTTATTGATATTAAAAATTTCAGTATTGAAAGGGATTTTAACTTTATTACTTTGAAAGGAGAACAGTCAGAATTGATCCATCTTTTTATGAAATTTGTTAATTATAACTAA
- a CDS encoding DUF2945 domain-containing protein → MANKFKVGDKVSWNSEAGRVSGTIIKVHTKDFVYKGYTHHCTEDNPQYEIKSSKTDHIAAHKGSALTKE, encoded by the coding sequence ATGGCAAACAAATTTAAAGTAGGCGACAAAGTCAGCTGGAATTCCGAAGCTGGGAGAGTTTCAGGAACGATTATTAAAGTTCATACCAAGGATTTTGTTTACAAAGGTTATACACATCACTGCACCGAAGATAATCCACAATATGAAATCAAAAGCAGCAAAACCGATCATATTGCAGCGCACAAAGGCTCAGCCTTAACCAAAGAATAA